The proteins below are encoded in one region of Coffea arabica cultivar ET-39 chromosome 4c, Coffea Arabica ET-39 HiFi, whole genome shotgun sequence:
- the LOC113738967 gene encoding F-box/kelch-repeat protein At3g23880-like codes for MPVATADLASNTPQELNIDMLLRLPAKSVGKCRDAAETITRYGFGYDSSNDDYKIVTLSYDWRVVATESYPAFVDVFSWGIGMWWRIGCFPYVPSSHFGVFLNGFIHWLAYSKVDKECVIIALDTSCKKFKQLSWPDTDHTSHKSGRELVALGGCLGMVVMGGKNLVVKNLRERTMRDMVIAGIQDKFRRGVIGFSESLVLPVFSSQKWRAKLP; via the exons ATGCCGGTTGCCACGGCCGACTTAGCTTCAAatactccccaagaactcaacATCGACATGCTCTTACGACTCCCGGCAAAATCCGTCGGCAAATGCAG GGATGCTGCAGAAACCATAACTAGATATGGTTTCGGTTATGATAGTTCTAATGATGACTACAAAATCGTTACGCTGTCTTACGATTGGCGAGTTGTCGCAACAGAGAGTTATCCTGCCTTTGTTGATGTTTTTAGTTGGGGGATTGGAATGTGGTGGAGGATTGGTTGTTTTCCTTATGTTCCTAGTTCGCATTTTGGGGTGTTTCTAAACGGTTTCATACACTGGCTTGCTTATTCTAAAGTTGATAAGGAGTGTGTTATAATTGCTTTGGATACTAGCTGCAAGAAATTTAAGCAACTGTCATGGCCTGATACTGATCATACTTCTCATAAGAGTGGCCGCGAGCTTGTGGCTCTTGGTGGATGTCTAGGAATGGTTGTG ATGGGTGGTAAGAACCTTGTTGTGAAGAATTTGAGAGAGAGAACTATGAGGGATATGGTAATTGCTGGCATTCAAGACAAGTTTAGAAGAGGAGTAATAGGCTTTTCCGAGAGCCTTGTGTTGCCTGTTTTCAGCAGTCAGAAATGGAGAGCGAAATTACCCTGA
- the LOC140005278 gene encoding F-box/kelch-repeat protein At3g06240-like: MPVAMADSAPDFLQELIINIFSRLQAKSIGKCRCVSKPWRSLLSDPLFIKAHLNLHLHHPQKHILISISHSPSSYNLSVVTFTTTSGSSNNDGFLEKLTLLQNQLCFAEIVGSCNGLVLVLTFEGSNTPTMYLMNPTTRELVKFQPSPLVWDDAETSYGFGYDSSSDDYKIVTLSHDWLLDKTESYPAFVDVFSWQTGTWRRIGCFPYVPSSHSGVFLNGSIHWLALSKIDGLCVIIALDMSCKQFQQLPWPETDNTPHNGSRKLVLLGGCLGMVVVQSRQHVDVWMMKEYGVGESWTKFIVTTPKNASVWGPICLLGGDDVVLQMGGKNFVVVHYLKERTMRDMVIAGIRDKFRRGVIGFSESLVSPIFNSQQWRATLPEDDFQNSC; encoded by the coding sequence ATGCCTGTGGCCATGGCTGATTCAGCTCCAGATTTCCTCCAAGAACTCATCATCAACATCTTCTCACGACTCCAGGCAAAATCCATCGGCAAATGCAGGTGCGTTTCAAAGCCATGGCGCTCTCTACTTTCTGACCCACTTTTCATCAAAGCCCACCTCAATCTCCACCTCCATCACCCCCAAAAGCACATCCTCATCTCTATTTCCCATTCTCCTTCCTCTTACAATTTATCCGTTGTAACTTTCACCACCACCAGTGGCAGCAGTAACAACGATGGCTTTTTGGAAAAGCTGACCCTTTTGCAGAACCAATTGTGCTTCGCTGAAATTGTTGGTTCTTGCAACGGGTTGGTGTTGGTGCTAACTTTTGAAGGGTCAAACACACCAACAATGTATTTGATGAACCCCACTACCAGGGAGCTTGTGAAATTTCAACCTAGCCCATTGGTTTGGGATGATGCAGAAACTAGTTATGGTTTTGGTTATGATAGTTCTAGTGATGACTATAAAATTGTTACGCTGTCTCACGATTGGCTTCTTGACAAAACAGAGAGTTATCCTGCCTTTGTTGATGTATTTAGTTGGCAGACTGGAACTTGGAGGAGGATTGGCTGTTTTCCTTATGTTCCTAGTTCGCATTCTGGTGTGTTTCTAAACGGGTCTATACACTGGCTTGCTTTGTCTAAAATTGATGGATTGTGTGTTATAATTGCTTTGGATATGAGCTGCAAGCAATTTCAGCAATTGCCATGGCCTGAGACTGATAATACTCCTCATAATGGCAGTCGTAAGCTTGTACTGCTTGGTGGATGTCTAGGAATGGTTGTGGTGCAATCTAGACAGCATGTGGATGTTTGGATGATGAAGGAGTATGGTGTTGGAGAATCTTGGACCAAATTCATTGTTACTACACCTAAAAATGCGTCTGTGTGGGGACCTATATGCCTGTTGGGGGGTGATGATGTTGTTTTGCAGATGGGTGGTAAGAACTTTGTTGTGGTGCATTATTTGAAAGAGAGAACTATGAGGGATATGGTAATTGCTGGCATTCGAGATAAGTTTAGAAGAGGAGTAATAGGCTTTTCCGAGAGCCTTGTGTCACCTATTTTCAACAGTCAGCAATGGAGAGCAACATTACCTGAGGATGACTTTCAAAATTCATGCTAG
- the LOC140005279 gene encoding F-box/kelch-repeat protein At3g06240-like isoform X1 — translation MSLKFFHQTEMPVATADSAPDIPQELIIDILLRLPTKSVGKCRCVSKPWRCLLSDPLFIKAHLSLHLHHSQKHILISISRSPPSSNLSVVTFTTTSGSSNNDGFLEKLTLLQNQLIFAQIVGSCNGLVLVLTFEGSDTPTMYLMNPTTRELVKFQHSPLVWDDADTSYGFGYDSSSDDYKIVMLSHDWLADKTEGYPAFVDVFSWRTGTWRRIGCFPYVPSSHSGVFLNGSIHWLALSKVDGLCVIIALDMSCEQFKQLPWPETDNTPRKRSRKLVVLGGCLGMVAVQSRHHMDVWMMKEYGVRESWTKFSVTIPKKASVWGPICLLGVDDVVLEMAGKNFVVHNLKERTMRDMVIAGIQDKFRRGVMGFCESLVSPTFYSQKWRAT, via the coding sequence ATGTCCTTGAAATTTTTCCATCAAACAGAAATGCCGGTTGCCACGGCCGACTCAGCTCCAGATATCCCCCAAGAACTCATCATCGATATTCTCTTACGACTCCCGACAAAATCCGTCGGCAAATGCAGGTGCGTTTCGAAGCCATGGCGCTGTCTACTTTCCGACCCACTTTTCATCAAAGCCCACCTCAGTCTCCACCTCCATCACTCCCAAAAGCACATCCTCATCTCCATTTCCCGTTCTCCTCCCTCTTCCAATTTATCCGTTGTAACTTTCACCACCACCAGTGGCAGCAGTAACAACGACGGCTTTTTGGAAAAGCTGACCCTTTTGCAGAACCAATTGATCTTCGCTCAAATTGTCGGTTCTTGCAACGGGTTAGTCTTGGTGCTAACGTTTGAAGGATCAGACACACCAACTATGTATTTGATGAACCCCACTACCAGGGAGCTTGTGAAATTTCAACACAGCCCATTGGTTTGGGATGACGCAGACACTAGTTATGGTTTCGGTTATGATAGTTCTAGTGATGATTATAAAATTGTTATGCTGTCTCACGATTGGCTTGCTGACAAAACAGAGGGTTATCCTGCCTTTGTTGATGTATTTAGTTGGAGGACTGGAACTTGGAGGAGGATTGGTTGTTTTCCTTATGTTCCTAGTTCGCATTCTGGGGTGTTTCTAAACGGATCTATACACTGGCTTGCTTTGTCTAAAGTTGATGGATTGTGTGTTATAATTGCTTTGGATATGAGCTGCGAGCAATTTAAGCAATTGCCATGGCCTGAGACTGATAATACTCCTCGTAAGCGCAGCCGTAAGCTTGTAGTGCTTGGTGGATGTCTAGGAATGGTTGCCGTGCAATCTAGACATCACATGGATGTTTGGATGATGAAGGAGTATGGTGTTAGAGAATCTTGGACCAAATTTAGTGTTACTATACCAAAAAAGGCGTCTGTGTGGGGACCTATATGCCTGTTGGGGGTTGATGATGTTGTTTTGGAGATGGCTGGGAAGAACTTTGTTGTGCATAATTTGAAAGAGAGAACTATGAGGGATATGGTAATTGCTGGCATTCAAGATAAGTTTAGAAGAGGAGTAATGGGCTTTTGTGAGAGTCTTGTGTCACCTACTTTCTACAGTCAGAAATGGAGAGCAACGTAA
- the LOC140005279 gene encoding F-box/kelch-repeat protein At3g06240-like isoform X2: MPVATADSAPDIPQELIIDILLRLPTKSVGKCRCVSKPWRCLLSDPLFIKAHLSLHLHHSQKHILISISRSPPSSNLSVVTFTTTSGSSNNDGFLEKLTLLQNQLIFAQIVGSCNGLVLVLTFEGSDTPTMYLMNPTTRELVKFQHSPLVWDDADTSYGFGYDSSSDDYKIVMLSHDWLADKTEGYPAFVDVFSWRTGTWRRIGCFPYVPSSHSGVFLNGSIHWLALSKVDGLCVIIALDMSCEQFKQLPWPETDNTPRKRSRKLVVLGGCLGMVAVQSRHHMDVWMMKEYGVRESWTKFSVTIPKKASVWGPICLLGVDDVVLEMAGKNFVVHNLKERTMRDMVIAGIQDKFRRGVMGFCESLVSPTFYSQKWRAT, translated from the coding sequence ATGCCGGTTGCCACGGCCGACTCAGCTCCAGATATCCCCCAAGAACTCATCATCGATATTCTCTTACGACTCCCGACAAAATCCGTCGGCAAATGCAGGTGCGTTTCGAAGCCATGGCGCTGTCTACTTTCCGACCCACTTTTCATCAAAGCCCACCTCAGTCTCCACCTCCATCACTCCCAAAAGCACATCCTCATCTCCATTTCCCGTTCTCCTCCCTCTTCCAATTTATCCGTTGTAACTTTCACCACCACCAGTGGCAGCAGTAACAACGACGGCTTTTTGGAAAAGCTGACCCTTTTGCAGAACCAATTGATCTTCGCTCAAATTGTCGGTTCTTGCAACGGGTTAGTCTTGGTGCTAACGTTTGAAGGATCAGACACACCAACTATGTATTTGATGAACCCCACTACCAGGGAGCTTGTGAAATTTCAACACAGCCCATTGGTTTGGGATGACGCAGACACTAGTTATGGTTTCGGTTATGATAGTTCTAGTGATGATTATAAAATTGTTATGCTGTCTCACGATTGGCTTGCTGACAAAACAGAGGGTTATCCTGCCTTTGTTGATGTATTTAGTTGGAGGACTGGAACTTGGAGGAGGATTGGTTGTTTTCCTTATGTTCCTAGTTCGCATTCTGGGGTGTTTCTAAACGGATCTATACACTGGCTTGCTTTGTCTAAAGTTGATGGATTGTGTGTTATAATTGCTTTGGATATGAGCTGCGAGCAATTTAAGCAATTGCCATGGCCTGAGACTGATAATACTCCTCGTAAGCGCAGCCGTAAGCTTGTAGTGCTTGGTGGATGTCTAGGAATGGTTGCCGTGCAATCTAGACATCACATGGATGTTTGGATGATGAAGGAGTATGGTGTTAGAGAATCTTGGACCAAATTTAGTGTTACTATACCAAAAAAGGCGTCTGTGTGGGGACCTATATGCCTGTTGGGGGTTGATGATGTTGTTTTGGAGATGGCTGGGAAGAACTTTGTTGTGCATAATTTGAAAGAGAGAACTATGAGGGATATGGTAATTGCTGGCATTCAAGATAAGTTTAGAAGAGGAGTAATGGGCTTTTGTGAGAGTCTTGTGTCACCTACTTTCTACAGTCAGAAATGGAGAGCAACGTAA
- the LOC113738969 gene encoding F-box protein CPR1-like — MSLKEVHHSPMPMATRLLPVNALVREAVRTGVALGYDSSNDDHKIIILSCYAKPNLNDTLVDVFSLRNVTWKRINHFPYHLDFHYGVFLHGAIHWFVYSDASLIAFDLSCDKFKPMPMPGISAPIKLLDFGGCLAMFAQQKRSNYQIDQVDIWMMKEYGVAESWDENKSYYT, encoded by the coding sequence ATGTCGCTAAAAGAAGTCCATCATTCCCCAATGCCAATGGCCACGAGGCTGTTACCAGTGAACGCTTTGGTCCGCGAGGCTGTTAGAACTGGGGTTGCCTTGGGATATGACAGCTCTAATGATGACCACAAAATCATTATCCTATCGTGTTATGCGAAACCTAATCTTAATGATACTTTGGTTGATGTTTTTAGTTTGAGGAATGTAACTTGGAAGAGAATTAATCATTTTCCTTATCATCTTGATTTTCATTACGGGGTGTTTCTGCACGGTGCTATACATTGGTTTGTGTATTCAGATGCTTCGCTGATAGCTTTTGATTTGAGTTGCGATAAATTTAAGCCAATGCCAATGCCAGGTATTTCTGCCCCTATTAAGCTTTTAGATTTTGGTGGATGTCTAGCAATGTTTGCGCAACAAAAACGGTCTAATTATCAGATCGATCAGGTGGATATTTGGATGATGAAAGAGTATGGTGTGGCAGAATCTTGGGATGAAAATAAGTCTTATTACACCTAA